Genomic DNA from Channa argus isolate prfri chromosome 2, Channa argus male v1.0, whole genome shotgun sequence:
ATCTTTGGTGTAACATGCACTTGCcagattaaaaaatgttttaaaactccTTGGATCTTGTGGCGTGAGTCCTATCATGTGCATGTGACATAAATCAGATTACTGTAACTCCTCAATATTGTCAACCTTCTCACTACTCATATAGTGAGTCACACATCTGGTTTaacaagttttttaaatttggcttTTAGTTTTGCAATTAGTCTAAACCATGTTGGAGACAATCCATGTATTTTGTCTTAATCTAATTGTATGTGTACAGTGATTCCAGGTATTAACACAAAGTACACTTTCCACCTCTGGCTTGCTGTATTTCAGTCAGTTTGTGAtcaactaataaaacaaaacatttcacaaacattTGTACTTGACTTATCTTATTTAACTCTGAGTGTGTATCATTGAtctttaaacttaaaatgatTGGAAATGTTGCTATTTATATACTCACAAATCATATTAGTTTACTATACAATTCGGTAGAATTATAGATTGGGTGACTGATAATTGGCCCCTTCCTTTTAttagaggggaggagaggaaaaggacAATGCAGTGTGGTTGATCTGGTATCAGTGTTTCCACAGCAACACATATTAAATTACAGGTGGACTTTAAACATAGGTGGAGGAACAGGTGACGCAGGCTTCATAAAACCATTCTTCCTGGAAAGAAGCTAAGCAGCTGCACAAATGGTAAGtgcaagaaatgtttttaattaactattttgtcatattttctctttatcCAATAGCTATTCTTCGTGTACTTGCCTGCCTTGTAATGCCATACTGTCTTTACCTTGCAGGCTAAATTCTTCACACCGGTTCAAATCAATGGTAAGCGTTTTCTACagcactgcatttttttaaggATAACtattactttttgctttttgaaatgTCTTGTCTTTCATATATATTAAGTAGTAAATAAAGATCTATATGTCTTAGCACATCCAAGTGTGACCTTGTTCAGTCTTAAAGAATTGAGTGAATTTAGTGTCAAAGTTAAGCAAAGGATTGTGTGATACTCGAACAGCTGAAAATAGTACTTAATTATACAATGCAATAAACTGTACTGATGCAATACAATACTACCGCTTCTCTCACAGAGATCAAGGAGTGTTTCTCTTTGTACGACAAAAAGCGAAAAGGCAAGATTGATGCCAAAGACCTAATCACGGTTATGCGATGTCTGGGTACAAGTCCCACATTTGGTGAAATTGAAAGACACCTACAAGTTCACAAAATTGGTAAAGTACAACATACAgaagtgtttaaatgtttaaatgtcaagTATGGTTAATTTGTGTCCAAGGCATTTATTAGGCAATAAAAGGAATAACTGTCATCATATACATCATTACTTTATGATTATTCCACAAAGCAGCTAACTGTGTAACTGTTGTGCTACATCCTATGTTGGGTTAAGAAAAGACTGGTGAGCTGGACTTTTCCACATTCCTGACAATGATGCACAGACAGATGCAACAGGAAGACCCCAAGACAGAAATCCTGGAGGCTTTGAGAATGACGGACAAGCAGAAGAAAGGATACATACAGGCATCTGAGCTCCGGGCCAAGCTCACTATGTTAGGAGAGAAACTCACTGACAAAGAAGGTAACCCAAATGATCTCAGGTAGAAAAGCTGTGGAATGAGTGAACTATGACATTCAGTGAAATCTGCTTGGTTGCTCTGTTGATACTGCAAAAAAATGGTAGAAGTCTCTGTTTTGTAGAAAATGTAACGTGTTGAAAGAAGCAGCAAGGTGTGATGCGCTGTGTGGATTGACACCTGTCCATCATAGCTAGCATCACATTTTCCCATACTGACTCCAGCCCACTATAAGACCACCAGCTTCTGTCTCAATATTTCTGCCAGTAGTGGGTATCAAACGATAAACTAATAGGGATAAAACTGTAATTTCTAAGAAGTGTTAGCAATTTGTTTTCGTAATGAACCTATTCACATTAGAGAAGAGtaactgaaataacaaaaatcaatGTACTGGAGCTCCAACAGTTCCTCTCCAGTTGTTGTTCTCCTTTCATGAGTCCCATTTGCTGTGTCTTCCCATGGCACTGTGAAAAAACAGTCTACGGACTGCAGTAGCAAATGTGCACAACTGTGGTGAAAGTTGTTAAAATTGCTGCTGAAATACACCAATTTAAGGATTTATGAGCTTGACTTTAAAAAGAGGCAATTCATCACTGCTGTACTGAAGAGCAGGTTTCAGTGCAGCCGTGTTGAATGCCaattaaaatgaacagagataatgattaaaatgagtgaatataaaattacattattcaaCTAGGTTGAatgtaatgtgaatatttttattatgtaaaaccTTAACCCTCACCAGATTAAAAACCTTGTTGTGCTCTTAAATTCAGTAAGAACACCTGTACAAGCTGTGCTTGTTTGCATTTACCTTGGAAATTTGAATAACTGTAGGAGACAAATAAGCTTTCAGGCACTTTATATCAGATTCACTTACAAAGCATGTTGTTCTGTGTTCTTTTCCCAGTGGATGACCTCTTCAAAGAGGCAAATGTCAAGCCAAACGGAATTATCAACCATGAAGAGTTCACTCAGATGGTGACGCTGCCACCCGTCGAttactgatttattttcaaatacagCCACGATAGGGACCTGGCTTTACATGCACTGAGCTGCAGATTAGagataacatactgtattaaatCTGAATGTTGAGACATGTACTGGCAGACTACTgagacatttttctctttttcctaaAGGATTATTCCCTGATTATTTTACTAAATGCATAATGCTTGGTTAGGCCTATAAACACCAGCTTGTGACTGAACAGACTGTGAAGTGCTGCAATTATAGTATCTTATATATTACAATACTTAATataatttgacaaaataaaatctgtgtaCACCAACAAATTAGTGTTAATTTAATGTCCATTTCGTTACGTGGATGCACTTCTGCTGTATAATGAATTCTTATTTCGTGATGTTGGTCTCCATATGGCACAGTCACCTTTCTAAATATTGGTAATAAACTACATTCTCTTCATAAGCTTTTGTGATGTGAAGtttgaacattttctgtttatccTGTTGAATAAAATTTTCATTAAAGCCTTCAGCAATATTTTCTTCTTATCTCTGATGGTTTCAGCTGTCATATCAAGTCCTGCATGCATAATTGTCAGCCACTAGACATTTGTAAACATTGCATTTACATAAGTGACTTTCAGTTGAATTTTCCATTAGCATTTTTCTCTTACAAAGACCACTGccataaaaatattactttttacaacttttattataatattatataatatattataatagtATAAAGAACAGTATATAAATATCCATATTTAATAACATAACTGATTAATAAATGAACACTATTTTCTCTGGaacatgtaaatgttgtaaaattGTCGAAATTGTAGACAACTGACTgctgtaaaaaatgtgtttaatagtTACCACGACTGCAGcattttgtcatttctatttgaggaaattttgtacatttctgtAGGGAAGTTGCCACATGGCTAGAGTCTTGATATTGTGCTTGGAATCCAACATAAATATACAAAGAATGAATCtttataaaacaggaaaaaaataataaaacaaacagttcagcaaacaaaaagaaaaatgctgaacttagttgcaGTTAGTGACTTAAATAACCCATGCAGTTAAATATCAACTGTACAGTGTTTGAGTGTGGGAATATGCTTATAAATGAACTGTGAACTAATCGCACAGTtacaaacatttctcagtttttgttatACTGCTGCTCTACTTGTCCAATCAGTTTAGACTAATGCTGAGGAGTTAGCCTTAGTACCATGTGTGACCTCAGCAGCCCATGATTCAGTCACAGAACATCCCCCACCCAAGCATTAAAGGAACAAACtttattattacagtattttgtaatcATTATCCAACTGCAGGACGCAAATGTAAATCCAAGGTGTTATTAATGTCTTCCTTTTGCCTGAAAATCAATCCTGAGCAAAAGACTCCTCTctactatttatttttatcaaattgctCAAAACAATTAGAATTTAATGTTGGTCTTATCCTGCAGAAGTTTTTTCCGTAGGACCATGAAACTACAATTGAAGACACCACCTATAACTGatatcaaaagaaaatgtgctacCAAATCACAAAGTAGTATACAGAGTGCACAAATAGGGTCAGCATGCAGCCACCACGATGTTTTTGCAGTGATCAGCTTTTTAGGGTTATCACTTTTGGCAGTGATAGTTGTAATTgaaatctgtctgtc
This window encodes:
- the calml4a gene encoding calmodulin-like protein 4a, with the translated sequence MAKFFTPVQINEIKECFSLYDKKRKGKIDAKDLITVMRCLGTSPTFGEIERHLQVHKIEKTGELDFSTFLTMMHRQMQQEDPKTEILEALRMTDKQKKGYIQASELRAKLTMLGEKLTDKEVDDLFKEANVKPNGIINHEEFTQMVTLPPVDY